From a single Lolium rigidum isolate FL_2022 chromosome 7, APGP_CSIRO_Lrig_0.1, whole genome shotgun sequence genomic region:
- the LOC124670967 gene encoding COPII coat assembly protein sec16-like: protein MDAYAAHQAQPGPFLSAPPDRPPPTMDAYHHQHRFAGPGSGDAPPPPQQQLAPPSHWHPGPAPPYHPPHPYPPQHHQWGPPPPDHQHPQPPPPYAYQPPPPPPPAPGNPWPPHHAAPQPPPPSYPPPPPGQAWPNHSWAQNHGYPGLANEDDWATKAKEWAAAKSVVTENHQIQQHAIPHHYGQNDQYQQPAGHPPIPQSSSDQLPFQMTGQQRETNYLQDRGPMAPPLKNFGPFPSTYEQEVSYNYSSAPGNGNAMHQYPSPQAQPSLTAPSVQDGFPRGPPSVPAHGVQSYRMMADPSDQPLEFDSRKAPDMAVHQTINISSTVPAAMSEHGTAATSTQSWGPSASLGFYPQAPVPPQAPQMDPSLHTGPLFGALSGSNYVPPAVFGVGSLTEAFPTDANPLFAERSKKPPVPNWLREELLKKKSTPVSASVQHLTNSDSMESEDAAEPPKIANETDSRSIGSAKSIEDDEDDEDEIEKARTAAINHEIKRVLTEVLLKVTDDLFDEIATKVMNEDDSSDKMNETTGFSSSMDPDLRESKVKTTAKVVVAAKPTSVSSTDRSDGAGLSSPKGALLGLASYDSDDEDDDGEGDGKSLISNLSSEIKVGAAHPEESEKKFDGEQPTGNSESIASVQSVSGDNHKSSDAGSRGRPNAESGKERSIHDTQNGEATTSIQPMGAIHKTSEKAHGHTEIDLKNGKPSSGHHSENNNNVESTHRRLERNSHEEDFKKR from the exons ATGGACGCGTACGCAGCTCATCAGGCTCAGCCGGGCCCCTTCCTCTCCGCTCCGCCTGACCGACCGCCTCCGACCATGGACGCGTACCACCACCAGCACCGCTTCGCCGGCCCGGGCTCcggcgacgcgccgccgccgccgcagcagcagctcGCTCCCCCCTCCCACTGGCACcccgggcccgcgccgccgtACCACCCTCCCCACCCCTACCCTCCACAGCACcaccagtggggccccccgccgcCCGACCACCAGCAccctcagccgccgccgccgtacgcTTACCAGCCCCCTCCCCCGCCGCCCCCCGCGCCCGGGAACCCCTGGCCTCCTCACCACGCCGCACCCCAGCCCCCGCCGCCGAGCtacccgcctccgccgccgggaCAG GCGTGGCCGAATCATTCATGGGCTCAAAACCATGGATACCCAG GGCTTGCCAATGAGGATGATTGGGCCACAAAGGCGAAGGAATGGGCTGCTGCTAAATCTGTTGTTACAGAGAATCACCAGATTCAGCAGCATGCAATACCCCACCATTATGGTCAGAATGATCAGTATCAGCAACCAGCTGGCCACCCACCAATCCCTCAATCAAGTAGCGACCAGTTGCCGTTTCAAATGACAGGCCAACAGAGGGAAACGAACTATTTGCAAG ATAGAGGTCCCATGGCGCCACCACTGAAGAATTTTGGTCCATTCCCATCCACCTATGAGCAGGAGGTATCTTATAATTATTCTTCTGCTCCAG GTAATGGGAATGCTATGCATCAATATCCAAGCCCACAAGCTCAGCCATCTCTAACTGCCCCATCAGTTCAAGATGGATTTCCTCGAGGGCCTCCTAGTGTGCCTGCTCATGGTGTACAGTCTTACAGGATGATGGCTGATCCCAGTGACCAACCTTTGGAGTTTGATAGCAGAAAAGCTCCTGATATGGCAGTGCATCAAACGATAAATATCAGTTCTACTGTTCCAGCAGCAATGTCTGAACATGGTACAGCTGCAACATCAACTCAATCATGGGGCCCATCTGCTTCACTTGGATTTTACCCTCAAGCTCCAGTACCACCACAAGCACCACAG ATGGATCCTTCTTTGCATACTGGGCCACTCTTTGGAGCACTCTCTGGTTCAAACTATGTTCCACCTGCAGTATTTGGTGTTGGTAGTCTAACTGAAGCATTCCCCACAGATGCAAACCCTTTATTCGCTGAACGGTCAAAGAAA CCTCCAGTACCTAACTGGCTCCGAGAAGAACTTCTAAAGAAAAAATCTACTCCAGTGAGTGCTTCAGTGCAACACTTGACAAATTCTGATTCAATGGAATCTGAAGATGCTGCGGAACCACCAAAAATAGCTAACGAAACTGATAGCAGAAGCATTGGTTCAGCTAAATCAAtcgaagatgatgaagatgatgag GATGAAATCGAAAAGGCCCGGACAGCAGCAATCAACCATGAAATTAAGCGTGTGTTGACAGAAGTTCTTCTAAAG GTTACGGATGATCTTTTTGATGAGATTGCGACGAAAGTTATGAATGAAGATGATTCATCAGATAAAA TGAATGAGACCACCGGTTTCTCTAGCTCAATGGATCCTGATCTGAGAGAATCAAAAGTCAAGACCACAGCTAAAGTTGTTGTTGCTGCTAAGCCAACCAGTGTTAGCTCTACTGATCGTTCTGATGGTGCTGGGTTAAGCTCTCCTAAAGGTGCTCTTCTTGGTCTTGCTAGTTATGATtcagatgatgaagatgatgatggtgaAGGTGATGGTaagagtttaatttcaaatttaTCATCTGAAATTAAAGTTGGTGCAGCTCATCCTGAAGAAA GCGAGAAAAAATTTGATGGTGAACAACCCACAGGCAATAGTGAAAGTATTGCTTCAGTCCAAAGTGTTTCAGGTGACAATCATAAATCCAGTGATGCAGGATCTCGAGGAAGGCCAAACGCAGAATCCGGAAAAGAGCGAAGCATTCATGACACACAGAATGGAGAAGCCACAACTTCTATTCAGCCGATGGGTGCGATTCATAAAACAAGTGAAAAGGCACATGGACACACGGAGATAgatttgaagaatggaaagccgtcTTCCGGCCATCATTCTGAAAACAATAATAATGTGGAGAGCACTCACAGGCGCTTAGAAAGGAACAGCCATGAGGAAGATTTTAAAAAGAGGTGA